A genomic window from Silene latifolia isolate original U9 population chromosome Y, ASM4854445v1, whole genome shotgun sequence includes:
- the LOC141629971 gene encoding uncharacterized protein LOC141629971, translated as MDFNDPNFLQNLQEALKNINFTPGQHMQPRREPVKYMDEFKINELPEFVGGTDPEEYFVWERQMERMFDFKDIDDEKRCKYAILKLRKNASLWYESLKVARAREGKEKLASWEPLKRKLRKRFVPKTHKIDLYRKLAELMQGSLSIADYIAEFERITLMSEVEEIEEQKMARFFQGLNLNIAHAVEMHPYSSFDMLCDLCIKAEGQNKTKHAYVSNSSKVNPSSKPDLSKNMGASSSSSSKPIVPATPVAQTVPKTVQTPKEKSLATVRCFKCQGFGHFQNACPNKRNITLREAVDVRDELFEEDNEDGLFLLNEAEEREVDFEPYEPPIYDTNLVLRRTLQANIEPITTEQRDQIFHTKCQVKDKWCSVIIDGGSCTNVASTEMVEKLALVTMVHPKPYNLHWLDDGSKVKVTRQVRVGFTRGSYKDEVLCDVIPMDACHILLGRPWQFDRNVNNNGRSNEYSLLVNGKKIVLRPMSPEAIRAMHAKKGKKPSLSMFASEREVEQAIDDGETVYALVSSESPTKTITTSHEDGILKELLHEFKDVFPEDVPPGLPPIRGIEHQIDHVPGAPLPNKAAYRSNPEETKELQRQIEELMERGYVRESMSPCAVPALLVPKKDGTWRMCIDSRAVNNITIKYRFPIPRLDDMLDELHGSVIFSKIDLRSGYHQIRMREGDEWKTAFKTKHGLYEWLVMPFGLTNAPSTFMRLMNEALKPFMGHFVVVYLDDILIYSKSIQEHFEHLRAVFETLRKQQLYGKAEKCTFLVDNVVFLGYVVSKDGVSVDQTKIEAIRSWPSPKTVTEVRSFHGLASFYRRFIRDFSTVTSPITECMKKGTFHWSEAAQGAFETIKRKLCEAPVLALPDFSQPFEVECDASGVGIGTVLIQNKRPIAYFSEKLGGARLNYSTYDKEFYAIVRAFNHWSHYLRPSHFILHSDHESLKHIHGQQKLNPRHAKWVEFLQSFYFSSKYKDGKSNVVADALSRRYSLLSTLEVRLLGFETLKDYYIEDIDFGKIYKEFQDGSFKEFVIQDGFLFKGNLLCVPKHSVRELLVREAHGGWLAGHFGVQKTLDVLKEQFHWPKMQGDVYNIVSKCVTCHLMKSKFKPGEYTPLPIPIRSWEDVSMDFIIALPRTQRGKDAIMVVVDRFSKMPHFVACNKADDASNVADLYYKEIVHLHGIPKTIVSDRDSKFLSYFWNTLWRKVRTKLLFSTSHHPQTDGQTEVTNRILGTIFQGLVSKTQKDWDLKLSHAEFAYNRSPTFATTHSPFEVVYGLNPYLPLDLIPLPKDELVHKDAESKLKSMIKLHEQSKKIEQQFGKFAEILKSLHVTVPFAELLTQVPSYMKFMKDILARRRHINGHETVALTEVGTALIQNKTPPKLSDPSSFSIPCHIGTLFIDNALCDLGASSSVRRAPMFVKPCNAIPSTEPDTESSNANIESCAAMLTPPPQIGSNMKDHSVISVVTSLGGLDIGDPGDKSTLEFDIVA; from the exons ATGGATTTTAATGAtccaaattttcttcaaaatctcCAAGAGGCTTTAAAGAACATCAACTTTACCCCAGGACAACATATGCAACCACGGAGAGAACCGGTCAAGTACATGGATGAGTTCAAAATCAATGAACTTCCAGAGTTTGTTGGTGGCACGGATCCCGAGGAATATTTTGTATGGGAAAGACAGATGGAGAGGATGTTCGACTTCAAGGACATTGATGATGAGAAGCGTTGCAAATATGCAATCTTGAAGCTACGCAAGAACGCATCTTTATGGTATGAAAGTTTGAAGGTTGCTAGGGCACGTGAAGGGAAGGAAAAGTTAGCTTCGTGGGAGCCTTTAAAACGTAAGCTACGAAAGAGGTTTGTTCCCAAAACTCATAAGATTGATTTATATCGTAAATTGGCTGAATTAATGCAAGGGAGCTTGAGTATTGCCGATTATATTGCTGAATTTGAAAGAATAACCCTTATGAGTGAAGTAGAGGAGATTGAGGAACAAAAGATGGCTCGTTTCTTTCAAGGGTTAAACCTTAATATTGCTCATGCGGTCGAGATGCACCCTTATTCTTCTTTCGATATGTTATGTGATCTTTGTATCAAGGCGGAAGGGCAAAATAAGACTAAACATGCTTATGTGAGTAACTCATCGAAAGTTAATCCTTCGAGTAAACCTGATTTGTCTAAGAATATGGGAGCTAGTTCGAGTTCTAGTTCAAAACCTATTGTTCCAGCAACACCAGTCGCTCAAACAGTCCCTAAAACTGTTCAGACGCCTAAAGAAAAGAGTTTGGCTACTGTTCGTTGTTTTAAGTGTCAAGGTTTTGGACACTTTCAGAATGCTTGTCCTAACAAACGAAATATCACATTGCGAGAGGCCGTGGATGTTCGTGATGAGTTATTTGAAGAAGACAACGAAGATGGGTTGTTTCTATTGAATGAAGCCGAGGAGAGAGAGGTGGATTTTGAGCCTTATGAACCACCTATTTATGATACTAATCTTGTTCTACGACGTACTTTGCAAGCTAATATAGAGCCTATTACAACGGAGCAACGAGACCAGATTTTTCATACAAAGTGTCAAGTGAAAGACAAGTGGTGTAGTGTGATTATTGACGGAGGAAGTTGCACGAATGTGGCTTCAACGGAGATGGTAGAAAAATTGGCACTCGTTACTATGGTACATCCTAAACCTTATAATTTACATTGGCTTGATGATGGTAGCAAGGTGAAAGTTACAAGGCAGGTACGTGTTGGTTTTACAAGGGGTTCTTATAAGGACGAGGTGCTTTGTGACGTTATtcctatggatgcttgtcatattcTCTTAGGACGTCCTTGGCAATTTGATCGTAATGTTAATAACAATGGAAGAAGTAATGAATATTCTTTATTGGTGAATGGCAAGAAGATAGTATTGCGTCCTATGTCCCCGGAAGCAATTCGAGCTATGCAcgcaaagaagggtaagaaaccaaGTTTGTCTATGTTTGCTAGTGAACGAGAGGTGGAGCAAGCTATTGATGATGGTGAAACAGTATATGCATTGGTCTCAAGTGAGAGTCCTACAAAGACCATCACAACAAGTCATGAAGATGGAATACTTAAAGAACTATTGCACGAGTTTAAGGATGTTTTCCCCGAAGATGTACCCCCGGGTTTGCCTCCTATTCGTGGAATTGAACATCAAATTGATCACGTACCAGGTGCTCCCCTTCCTAACAAGGCCGCTTATCGTAGTAATCCCGAGGAGACCAAAGAGTTACAACGTCAAATTGAAGAACTCATGGAGCGTGGCTATGTTCGTGAAAGTATGAGCCCTTGTGCCGTTCCTGCATTGCTTGTACCTAAAAAGGATGGGACGTGGAGGATGTGCATCGATAGTAGAGCGGTAAATAATATCACTATCAAATATCGCTTTCCTATtccaagacttgatgatatgtTAGATGAGCTTCATGGTTCGGTCATATTTTCAAAAATCGATTTGAGAAGTGGTTATCATCAGATTCGAATGCGTGAAGGTGATGAATGGAAGACCGCGTTCAAAACGAAGCATGGATTATATGAGTGGTTGGTAATGCCATTCGGTCTCACTAATGCCCCAAGTAcctttatgagattaatgaatgaaGCTTTGAAACCATTCATGGGACATTTTGTTGTCGTCTACTTGGACGATATTCTAATTTATAGTAAGAGCATCCAGGAGCATTTTGAACACTTACGGGCAGTGTTTGAAACACTTCGAAAACAGCAGCTATATGGTAAGGCCGAGAAGTGTACATTCTTGGTAGATAACGTGGTGTTCTTGGGTTATGTTGTCTCGAAAGATGGAGTATCGGTTGATCAAACAAAGATAGAGGCTATTCGTTCTTGGCCAAGTCCTAAAACAGTAACCGAGGTTAGATCTTTTCATGGACTTGCTTCCTTTTATCGACGTTTTATTCGTGATTTTAGTACCGTTACTAGTCCTATTAcggagtgtatgaagaaaggcaCATTCCATTGGAGCGAGGCTGCCCAAGGGGCGTTTGAAACAATTAAAAGGAAGCTATGTGAAGCTCCCGTGTTAGCATTACCCGACTTCTCACAACCTTTCGAAGTTGAATGCGATGCTAGTGGTGTAGGGATTGGAACTGTTCTTATTCAAAATAAGCGACCCATTGCTTATTTCTCGGAGAAGTTAGGAGGAGCTCGACTTAATTATTCAACCtatgacaaggaattttatgCTATTGTTAGGGCTTTTaatcattggagtcattatcttCGTCCTAGTCATTTTATTTTACACTCGGATCATGaatcattaaaacatatacatggGCAACAAAAGTTGAATCCGAGGCATGCTAAGTGGGTTGAATTCCTACAATCATTTTATTTTTCATCGAAGTATAAGGATGGTAAGAGTAACGTTGTGGCAGATGCTCTTTCACGCCGTTATTCATTATTATCTACACTTGAAGTCCGGTTGCTAGGTTTTGAGACCTTGAAAGATTACTATATTGAAGATATTGATTTTGGAAAGATTTACAAGGAATTTCAAGATGGTTCATTCAAAGAATTCGTGATTCAAGACGGATTCCTCTTCAAAGGTAATCTTCTTTGTGTACCTAAGCATTCGGTTCGTGAATTATTGGTGCGTGAAGCACATGGAGGTTGGTTAGCTGGTCATTTTGGTGTGCAAAAGACATTGGATGTATTGAAGGAACAATTTCATTGGCCAAAGATGCAAGGAGATGTATACAACATTGTGAGCAAGTGTGTGACTTGTCATCTTATGAAAAGCAAGTTCAAGCCCGGAGAATACACCCCATTGCCAATTCCAATTAGATCATGGGAAGATGTGTCGATGGATTTCATTATTGCTTTGCCTCGCACTCAACGAGGTAAGGATGCTATCATGGTAGTAGTTGATCGTTTCTCCAAGATGCCGCATTTTGTGGCTTGTAACAAGGCGGATGACGCAAGCAATGTGGCTGATTTGTATTACAAGGAGATCGTTCATCTACATGGAATACCAAAGACAATAGTTTCTGATCGTGATTCGAAATTTTTAAGTTACTTTTGGAACACGTTATGGAGGAAGGTTAGAACAAAGCTCTTGTTTAGTACTTCACACCATCCTCAAACAGATGGGCAAACTGAAGTTACTAATCGTATTCTTGGAACTATTTTTCAAGGATTGGTAAGCAAGACTCAAAAGGATTGGGATTTAAAATTATCACATGCCGAGTTCGCTTACAATCGTTCTCCCACGTTTGCAACAACTCACTCTCCATTTGAGGTTGTTTATGGTTTGAATCCTTACTTACCGTTAGACTTGATACCGTTACCTAAAGATGAATTGGTGCATAAGGATGCGGAGTCAAAATTGAAGTCTATGATCAAGTTACATGAACAG AGCAAGAAGATTGAGCAACAATTCGGTAAGTTTGCCGAAATtttgaaaagtcttcatgttactgTACCATTTGCCGAGTtactaacccaggtaccctcctacatgaaatttatgaaagacattttagcgCGTAGGAGGCATATAAATGGACATGagacggtggctttgactgaagtgGGCACTGCCCTTATTCAAAATAAGACCCCACCTAAGTTATCTGACCCGAGTAGTTTCTCTATACCATGTCACATTGGGACCCTGTTCATTGATAATGCATTATGCGACTtgggagctagc TCTAGTGTTCGCAGGGCCCCTATGTTCGTCAAGCCTTGCAATGCTATTCCCTCTACAGAACCTGATACGGAATCTTCAAATGCTAATATAGAATCATGTGCTGCAAtgttaacacctccgccccagattgggagcaatatgaaGGACCATTCTGTCATTTCTGTTGTTACAAGTCTTGGCGgattggacattggagatccCGGTGATAAGAGTACATTGGAATTTGATATCGTTGCTTAA